From a single Collibacillus ludicampi genomic region:
- the mtnP gene encoding S-methyl-5'-thioadenosine phosphorylase, whose amino-acid sequence MQAEFAIIGGTGVYDPALLDHSTRQMIHTSFGAVEVTIGEYKGKRIVFLPRHGYKHSVPPHKINFRANIRALQELGVQQVLATAAVGSLKRELPPGSLVIVDDFIDMTKNRVQTFFEGEEGVIHIDMTDPYCNRLRRQLVEVARENGILVQDGGVYVCTEGPRFETRAEIRTYASWGGDVVGMTSVPEVILAKEARFCYATVGIVTNYCSGISPHALTHQEVIDTMKDRIETVRKLFLLTIENGHHERTCACPHALDELGTL is encoded by the coding sequence ATGCAAGCAGAATTCGCGATAATCGGGGGGACTGGCGTTTACGATCCGGCGTTGCTGGATCATTCCACTCGTCAAATGATACATACATCTTTCGGTGCTGTAGAAGTTACCATAGGCGAATACAAAGGGAAACGGATTGTTTTCCTGCCACGTCACGGTTATAAACATTCTGTACCGCCACACAAAATCAACTTTCGCGCGAACATCCGTGCGTTGCAAGAGTTGGGGGTGCAGCAGGTTCTGGCGACGGCTGCTGTAGGTTCACTGAAGCGGGAACTGCCCCCTGGTAGTCTGGTGATCGTTGATGATTTTATCGATATGACGAAAAATCGCGTGCAAACGTTTTTTGAAGGAGAAGAAGGGGTCATACATATCGATATGACCGATCCTTATTGCAATCGTTTGCGACGACAATTGGTCGAAGTGGCCAGGGAGAACGGGATTCTTGTTCAAGACGGCGGCGTATATGTCTGTACGGAAGGCCCGCGTTTTGAGACACGTGCCGAGATTCGCACATACGCCTCTTGGGGAGGGGACGTGGTTGGGATGACATCCGTACCCGAGGTGATCTTAGCGAAAGAAGCCCGATTTTGTTACGCGACGGTCGGTATCGTGACCAACTACTGTTCGGGGATCAGTCCGCATGCACTCACTCATCAGGAAGTGATCGATACCATGAAAGACCGGATTGAGACCGTTCGAAAACTCTTTCTCTTAACGATCGAAAACGGTCACCATGAGCGCACATGCGCGTGTCCACATGCGCTGGATGAACTGGGGACCTTGTAG
- the ligD gene encoding non-homologous end-joining DNA ligase, with product MTADGNTLICEHPVRVTNLDKVLWPEAGITKAEYIQYIIQMASYLIPHLKNRPLTVIRFPDGIHAHSFYQKNAPKETPKWVNTYPVWSEESKRTIHYMLANDTSTLIWLANHACIELHPWFSQIQAPNSPTNIAFDLDPSVPGFEKVREVALRLKEVLDDLGLPSYPKTSGASGIQIFIPLALGFSYEDTRMITSFIGRFMAEKYPKIITVERMVKDRGDKVYIDYLQHAPNKTLIAPYSARAVAKACVSAPLTWEELQKGVVPEDFTIVNMVSRVNTLGDLFAPLTRPGVDIGELLQLIRQHSSS from the coding sequence ATGACGGCTGATGGGAATACGCTTATCTGTGAACATCCTGTACGCGTTACGAACCTTGATAAGGTGCTTTGGCCGGAAGCGGGGATTACCAAAGCGGAATATATCCAGTACATCATTCAAATGGCTTCTTACTTAATTCCTCATTTGAAAAATCGGCCGTTGACAGTGATCCGTTTTCCGGACGGGATTCACGCGCACTCGTTTTATCAGAAGAACGCGCCGAAAGAAACGCCGAAATGGGTCAATACGTATCCTGTTTGGTCGGAGGAGAGCAAACGAACCATTCATTACATGTTAGCGAATGATACGAGCACTCTCATCTGGTTGGCCAATCATGCTTGTATTGAGCTTCATCCGTGGTTTTCCCAAATCCAAGCGCCGAATAGTCCGACGAACATCGCGTTTGATTTGGATCCGTCTGTTCCCGGATTTGAAAAGGTAAGAGAAGTCGCGTTACGTTTGAAGGAGGTTTTGGACGATCTGGGGCTCCCTTCTTATCCGAAAACCTCAGGCGCATCCGGTATCCAAATATTCATTCCGCTCGCTCTAGGTTTTTCATATGAAGACACCCGGATGATCACTTCCTTCATCGGTCGGTTTATGGCAGAAAAATACCCGAAAATCATTACAGTTGAGCGGATGGTGAAGGATCGCGGGGACAAAGTGTATATCGACTACCTGCAACATGCGCCGAACAAAACGTTGATCGCTCCGTATTCGGCCAGAGCGGTTGCAAAGGCTTGTGTATCCGCCCCTCTCACTTGGGAGGAACTGCAAAAAGGGGTTGTACCCGAAGATTTTACGATTGTAAACATGGTATCACGCGTGAATACATTGGGCGATTTGTTCGCACCTCTGACTCGTCCCGGAGTAGACATTGGAGAGTTGCTACAATTGATACGCCAACATTCCTCATCTTGA
- the lexA gene encoding transcriptional repressor LexA, with amino-acid sequence MVKLSKRQQQIIDFIKKEVREKGYPPSVREIGEAVGLASSSTVHGHLARLEQKGLIRRDPTKPRAIEVLDTDEYMADYEYSTVMAPIIGKVTAGSPITAIENIEDYFPLPSRFVGDAEVFLLQVQGDSMIEAGILDGDLVIVRKQSTAQNGEIVVAMTEEGEATVKRFFKESDHIRLQPENASMEPLRYHNVVILGKVIGVFRHIF; translated from the coding sequence ATGGTCAAATTATCGAAAAGGCAACAGCAGATTATCGATTTTATAAAGAAAGAAGTTCGGGAAAAAGGATATCCGCCTTCTGTTCGGGAAATTGGGGAAGCGGTCGGTCTGGCTTCCAGTTCAACCGTGCACGGACATTTAGCAAGGCTTGAACAAAAAGGGCTAATCCGTAGGGATCCGACGAAACCAAGGGCAATTGAAGTGTTGGATACGGATGAGTACATGGCAGATTATGAATATTCGACCGTGATGGCCCCCATCATCGGCAAAGTTACGGCGGGCAGCCCGATCACAGCGATCGAAAACATCGAAGACTATTTCCCCCTTCCCTCCCGTTTTGTCGGAGACGCGGAAGTGTTTCTTCTTCAGGTACAAGGGGATTCGATGATTGAAGCGGGTATCCTCGACGGAGATCTTGTCATCGTACGCAAACAGTCGACCGCCCAGAACGGTGAGATTGTTGTCGCGATGACGGAAGAGGGAGAAGCGACTGTGAAACGCTTCTTCAAGGAATCGGATCACATTCGTTTACAGCCTGAGAATGCTTCTATGGAACCATTGCGCTATCATAACGTAGTGATCTTAGGAAAGGTGATCGGCGTCTTCCGTCATATCTTTTAA
- the glnA gene encoding type I glutamate--ammonia ligase, whose protein sequence is MNRNYTREDIIRMAKEENVRYLRLQFTDLLGVIKNVEVPISQLEKVLDNKMMFDGSSIEGFVRIEESDMYLYPDLSTWLIFPWGSEHGKVARLICDIYMPDGTPFEGDPRGILKRVLAEAKEMGFTSMNVGPEPEFFLFKMDEQGNPTMEVNDKGGYFDLAPVDLGENCRREIVLALEKMGFEIEASHHEVAIGQHEIDFKYADAVQAADNIMTFKLVVKTIARQYGLHATFMPKPLFGVNGSGMHTHQSLFTEKGNAFYDEHDELGLSKVAKHYLAGILAHARGFAAITNPTVNSYKRLVPGYEAPVYIAWSAKNRSPLVRIPASRGLSTRIEVRNPDPSCNPYLALAVMLKAGLDGIKRELPLPEAVNRNIYVMSDAEREREGILSLPGSLKEAIDELLADEVICSALGEHALTHFVEAKTIEWDMFRTHVTPWERDQYLSLY, encoded by the coding sequence ATGAACCGCAATTATACCCGCGAAGACATTATTCGCATGGCCAAGGAAGAGAATGTCCGTTATCTGCGCCTGCAGTTCACAGACCTTCTCGGTGTGATCAAAAATGTGGAAGTACCTATTTCACAACTTGAAAAAGTCCTTGACAATAAGATGATGTTTGACGGTTCCTCCATCGAAGGGTTCGTACGTATCGAGGAATCGGATATGTATCTCTACCCTGATCTCTCCACATGGCTGATCTTCCCATGGGGCAGCGAGCATGGAAAAGTTGCCCGTCTGATCTGTGACATCTATATGCCTGACGGAACTCCGTTTGAAGGGGATCCCCGTGGCATCTTGAAGCGTGTGCTCGCAGAAGCGAAAGAAATGGGCTTCACGAGTATGAATGTGGGTCCGGAGCCGGAATTCTTCCTCTTCAAAATGGACGAACAAGGCAATCCTACCATGGAAGTCAACGATAAAGGCGGTTATTTCGATCTTGCACCTGTCGATCTCGGGGAAAACTGCCGTCGTGAAATCGTTCTTGCTCTCGAAAAAATGGGATTTGAAATCGAGGCTTCTCACCACGAGGTGGCGATCGGGCAACATGAGATCGATTTCAAATATGCGGATGCCGTCCAAGCTGCAGACAATATCATGACATTTAAATTAGTTGTCAAGACAATCGCACGTCAATACGGTTTACATGCAACATTTATGCCGAAACCGTTATTCGGCGTCAACGGTTCCGGAATGCATACACACCAATCCCTCTTCACCGAGAAGGGCAATGCATTCTACGACGAACATGACGAGCTGGGCCTTTCAAAAGTTGCGAAACATTATCTGGCGGGTATTCTGGCGCACGCTCGCGGCTTTGCAGCGATCACGAACCCGACGGTCAACTCGTACAAGCGGCTCGTTCCGGGATACGAAGCACCTGTTTACATCGCTTGGTCTGCGAAAAATCGTTCGCCGCTCGTTCGCATCCCTGCTTCCCGCGGTTTGTCTACACGGATTGAAGTCCGTAACCCGGATCCTTCCTGTAACCCGTACTTGGCTCTTGCAGTCATGTTGAAAGCGGGTCTCGACGGAATTAAACGTGAACTTCCGTTGCCGGAAGCAGTCAATCGCAATATCTATGTCATGAGTGATGCGGAACGTGAAAGAGAAGGCATTCTGTCCTTGCCTGGCAGCTTGAAAGAAGCGATTGACGAGCTTCTTGCCGATGAAGTGATCTGCAGTGCTCTCGGTGAACATGCACTCACACATTTCGTAGAAGCGAAAACGATCGAGTGGGACATGTTCCGTACGCACGTCACACCATGGGAACGCGATCAATACTTATCTCTTTATTAA
- a CDS encoding MerR family transcriptional regulator, with translation MNDEIRRNLALFPIGIVQKLTDLSARQIRYYEQHGLIRPARTEGKQRLFSFNDVERLLEIKRYIDQGLNIAGIKKMVGVAPEASQLPEADVKIGPERKERKELTEQELHDLLKKEIITRASRPGLPNSLIQGELSRFFH, from the coding sequence ATGAACGATGAAATCAGGCGGAATTTGGCGCTTTTTCCCATTGGAATCGTGCAGAAGCTTACGGATCTTTCTGCCCGCCAGATTCGTTACTATGAACAACACGGGTTAATTCGCCCTGCAAGAACGGAAGGTAAACAACGATTGTTTTCTTTTAACGATGTGGAACGTTTGTTAGAAATTAAACGATATATCGATCAAGGGTTGAACATTGCTGGGATCAAAAAAATGGTAGGCGTTGCACCTGAAGCTTCTCAGTTACCGGAAGCGGATGTGAAGATAGGGCCCGAGCGTAAAGAGAGAAAAGAGCTCACGGAACAAGAGTTGCATGATCTGCTGAAAAAGGAAATCATAACGAGAGCAAGCCGTCCGGGTTTACCGAACAGTTTGATCCAAGGAGAGCTTTCACGTTTTTTCCACTAA
- a CDS encoding aminotransferase class I/II-fold pyridoxal phosphate-dependent enzyme, whose protein sequence is MYQKLIYRNDLRSLASQVEEKAKAVFSDIAKVVENNQAKVLAAFREAQVSDYHFASSTGYGHNDRGRDVIEHIYARVFEGEAALVRPHIVSGTHAIALVLFGVLRPGDELLYITGAPYDTLEEVIGIREEGRYGSLAEWGVTYDYVPLKDDRVDFETVAKKIKPSTKLIGIQRSSGYAWRPSYSIKEIEEMIAFIKKIKPELIVFVDNCYGEFTEEREPTAVGADLIVGSLIKNPGGGLAHSGGYIVGKADLVAQAACRLTAPGIGAEQGAMLGMNRHILQGFFLAPHVVGEALKGAVFAALLFEKLGLETLPKWNAKRTDIIQAFRLGTKERLISFCQSIQAASPVDSHVRPEPWAMPGYADPVIMAAGTFVQGASLELSADGPLREPYIGFLQGGLTYEHAKLAILLAVQTMMEKQLL, encoded by the coding sequence TTGTATCAGAAGTTGATTTATCGGAATGACTTACGCTCACTTGCTTCCCAAGTGGAGGAAAAAGCAAAAGCTGTATTTTCTGATATCGCCAAAGTGGTCGAAAACAATCAGGCGAAAGTGTTAGCTGCTTTCCGGGAAGCGCAGGTGAGCGATTATCATTTTGCTTCCTCGACAGGTTACGGACACAATGATCGTGGACGGGATGTGATCGAACACATTTATGCCCGAGTGTTTGAAGGGGAGGCGGCGCTCGTACGCCCGCATATAGTTTCGGGAACGCATGCGATCGCGTTGGTTTTATTCGGGGTATTGCGACCGGGGGACGAATTGCTTTATATCACGGGTGCGCCTTATGACACGCTTGAGGAAGTCATTGGTATTCGTGAGGAAGGGAGGTACGGTTCTCTTGCCGAATGGGGGGTCACGTATGATTACGTTCCTCTGAAAGACGATCGGGTAGACTTCGAAACGGTGGCCAAGAAAATCAAACCTTCCACAAAATTGATCGGGATTCAACGTTCATCCGGCTACGCGTGGCGCCCTTCATACTCCATCAAGGAAATCGAAGAAATGATCGCTTTTATCAAGAAAATAAAGCCGGAGCTCATCGTATTTGTGGATAATTGTTACGGTGAATTTACGGAAGAGAGAGAACCAACGGCAGTTGGTGCCGATCTCATCGTTGGCTCCCTGATCAAAAATCCGGGCGGCGGTTTGGCTCATTCCGGGGGATATATTGTGGGAAAGGCAGATCTTGTGGCACAAGCGGCCTGCCGCTTGACCGCGCCAGGTATCGGCGCGGAACAGGGCGCGATGCTAGGGATGAACCGTCATATTCTACAAGGTTTCTTCTTGGCGCCGCATGTAGTAGGAGAGGCATTAAAAGGTGCGGTGTTTGCCGCTTTGCTTTTCGAAAAGTTGGGGCTTGAAACACTGCCGAAATGGAATGCGAAAAGAACGGATATTATCCAGGCGTTCCGTTTGGGGACAAAAGAGCGGCTGATTTCATTTTGTCAATCGATTCAAGCGGCATCACCTGTCGATTCTCACGTGCGCCCCGAACCCTGGGCAATGCCAGGATACGCGGATCCCGTGATCATGGCGGCCGGCACATTTGTACAAGGTGCTTCTTTGGAACTATCGGCGGATGGTCCCTTGCGCGAACCTTATATCGGTTTTTTACAAGGCGGGCTTACATATGAACATGCCAAATTGGCCATTCTTTTAGCGGTTCAAACCATGATGGAAAAACAATTGCTGTAG
- the hflX gene encoding GTPase HflX, translating to MQIREEKAILVGVKLPTYQNHAWEMSFAELHGLVETAGAKVVSEIIQIRDVPDPATYIGKGKVEELARICAELEIELAVFDQELSPAQVRNLERVLPCKVLDRTQIILDIFAGRARSREGKLQVELAQLTYLLPRLTGKGKALSRLGGGIGTRGPGETKLETDRRRIRRRIADLRREIAEVRRHRQLHRIRRKKADVPVVALVGYTNAGKSTLLRAIVERYGLEAGHVAEGKNRLFDTLDPTARRIRLPSSVNVIFTDTVGFIQFLPHTLIDAFHATLEETVDADLLVHVVDASQSHHDLQMNTVYQVLQELNVLDKPIVTVYNKIDQVREFWMENDAMAVETVRVSATRGQGIDRLMSVIEKRLQRSAVRVRILLPYECGSLLNRIHTEGSVLRETFREDGISIEANVNPALASVLDLFRKDLGE from the coding sequence GTGCAAATTCGGGAAGAAAAAGCGATCTTGGTTGGTGTGAAACTACCCACATATCAAAATCATGCATGGGAAATGTCATTTGCGGAGTTGCATGGGCTTGTAGAGACGGCAGGTGCGAAGGTTGTAAGCGAAATCATACAGATACGCGATGTACCTGATCCGGCTACATATATCGGGAAAGGAAAAGTAGAAGAACTTGCACGCATCTGCGCTGAACTTGAAATCGAGCTGGCGGTTTTTGATCAGGAGCTGTCTCCTGCACAAGTGAGAAATCTGGAACGCGTTCTTCCGTGTAAGGTACTCGACCGTACGCAAATCATCCTCGATATATTCGCGGGACGAGCCCGGTCGCGGGAAGGAAAATTGCAAGTGGAATTGGCGCAACTTACGTACTTGTTGCCGCGATTAACCGGGAAAGGGAAAGCATTGTCCCGACTTGGCGGAGGAATTGGAACACGAGGGCCAGGGGAGACGAAATTAGAAACGGATCGTCGGCGAATCCGGAGGCGGATTGCCGATTTGCGGAGAGAAATCGCGGAAGTGCGCCGGCATCGCCAACTTCATAGAATTCGACGAAAAAAAGCGGATGTTCCCGTCGTTGCACTCGTAGGGTATACCAATGCAGGGAAAAGTACCTTGTTGAGGGCGATCGTGGAACGCTATGGCTTGGAAGCAGGCCATGTCGCGGAAGGAAAGAACCGTTTGTTTGATACATTGGATCCGACCGCTCGACGCATCCGTTTGCCGTCTTCCGTAAACGTCATATTCACGGATACGGTGGGATTTATTCAGTTTTTGCCCCATACGTTGATCGATGCGTTTCACGCAACCCTTGAAGAGACGGTTGATGCCGATTTGTTGGTGCACGTTGTAGATGCAAGTCAATCTCATCATGATTTGCAGATGAATACCGTATATCAAGTATTACAAGAGCTGAACGTTTTGGACAAGCCGATCGTGACCGTTTACAACAAGATCGATCAGGTACGTGAGTTTTGGATGGAGAATGATGCGATGGCAGTGGAAACAGTGCGCGTATCTGCAACACGCGGTCAAGGAATCGACCGTCTCATGAGTGTGATCGAAAAGCGGTTACAACGTTCCGCTGTCCGCGTCCGCATACTTCTTCCGTATGAGTGCGGTTCGCTTTTGAACCGCATTCATACGGAGGGCAGCGTTCTGCGGGAAACCTTCCGAGAAGATGGGATTTCCATCGAGGCGAATGTAAACCCGGCACTGGCTTCCGTATTAGATCTTTTTCGAAAAGATTTAGGAGAATGA
- a CDS encoding GTPase: MRNCIVVGRTNVGKTLFCLNFAEYLGLERLEVYYQLPDGTCRQRKFDPPTARHELSGLGPHKTRSLQSIQLQLPMGKGYRQFRLTDTTGLADGIHPDRDLREAMAQTLYEMKSADCILHIVDLVEIERAGGLKALGELDLQITEFGKHKRGYALLANKIDVADVKKGLAYMQNDLPQQVIFPVSALYRQGFREVKEYVWRMV, translated from the coding sequence GTGAGAAATTGTATCGTCGTAGGCAGAACGAATGTTGGCAAGACGTTGTTTTGTCTCAACTTTGCCGAATACTTAGGCTTGGAGAGACTGGAGGTCTACTATCAACTTCCCGATGGAACATGTCGTCAGCGCAAATTCGATCCTCCTACCGCGCGTCATGAATTATCCGGTTTAGGTCCGCATAAGACCCGCAGTCTGCAATCCATTCAGTTGCAATTACCGATGGGCAAAGGTTATCGGCAATTTAGGCTTACGGATACCACGGGATTGGCTGACGGGATTCATCCGGATCGGGATCTGAGAGAAGCGATGGCGCAAACTTTATATGAGATGAAGTCGGCCGATTGCATTTTGCATATCGTCGATCTGGTTGAAATCGAACGGGCGGGTGGATTGAAAGCACTCGGTGAATTGGATTTGCAAATCACCGAATTCGGTAAACACAAGAGAGGATATGCTCTTCTCGCCAACAAAATCGATGTGGCAGATGTAAAAAAAGGGTTGGCTTATATGCAGAACGATCTGCCGCAACAAGTGATATTCCCGGTATCCGCTTTGTATCGCCAAGGCTTCCGTGAGGTGAAAGAATATGTTTGGCGTATGGTCTAG
- the spoVK gene encoding stage V sporulation protein K: MMKSGQRPPIHRDLDEILEPFRSGQMALNDALRRLHTHEEFGIKREIGRSLQADSDRFEAIMSELDHLIGLRQVKSLVKEIYAFIQIQERRKAARLVAEPVVLHMIFRGNPGTGKTTVARILARLLREMGVLSKGHLVEVERADLVGEYIGHTAQKTREHVKKALGGILFIDEAYSLARGGEKDFGKEAIDTLVKAMEDHKNDFILILAGYGYEMDLFLRTNPGLPSRFPITVTFEDYEENELMQIAKFMLRSREYRLSTEADVKLRQYLRACIQHRKVNFSNARMVRNIIERAIRQQAVRLLHVKSPTREELMMITADDLVLEEGEQ; this comes from the coding sequence TTGATGAAGAGCGGTCAGCGCCCTCCCATCCATCGAGATCTAGACGAGATTTTGGAACCGTTTCGATCGGGGCAGATGGCGCTGAATGATGCATTGAGACGACTTCATACACACGAGGAGTTCGGGATAAAGCGCGAGATCGGCCGCTCCTTGCAAGCAGATTCCGATCGCTTTGAAGCCATTATGAGCGAATTGGATCATTTAATAGGCCTCCGACAAGTAAAATCATTGGTGAAAGAAATTTACGCATTCATACAGATACAAGAGCGGCGTAAGGCAGCCCGACTTGTTGCCGAACCGGTCGTATTGCATATGATCTTTCGCGGAAATCCGGGAACGGGAAAGACGACAGTGGCTCGAATCCTCGCGAGGTTGTTGCGCGAGATGGGGGTTCTCTCGAAGGGACACTTGGTCGAAGTGGAACGCGCCGATCTGGTGGGTGAATATATCGGACATACGGCACAAAAAACAAGGGAGCATGTGAAGAAAGCGTTGGGAGGCATTCTGTTCATCGACGAGGCATACAGCCTGGCGCGCGGCGGCGAAAAAGATTTTGGTAAAGAAGCGATCGATACGTTAGTCAAGGCGATGGAAGACCATAAAAACGATTTCATCTTAATATTAGCGGGCTATGGTTATGAGATGGACCTTTTTTTACGTACCAATCCCGGACTTCCTTCGCGCTTTCCCATTACCGTCACATTTGAAGATTATGAAGAGAATGAACTGATGCAGATCGCGAAATTCATGTTACGCTCTCGTGAATATCGCTTGTCGACAGAAGCGGATGTGAAATTGCGCCAATATTTGCGGGCTTGCATTCAACATCGGAAAGTAAATTTTTCCAACGCCCGCATGGTACGCAATATCATAGAACGGGCCATTCGACAACAGGCGGTGCGTCTCTTACATGTCAAATCTCCGACGCGCGAGGAACTGATGATGATCACTGCTGACGATCTTGTCCTGGAGGAGGGAGAGCAGTGA
- a CDS encoding S-layer homology domain-containing protein, which translates to MCCEKNNGYFNHDFSTFISAVPVFAKGGNGNIQIIGNGHAHQNIHITNTTNVVNNTFVFDDVKGHWANKYILDLVKKGILSGKSKQKFDPDTQVTRAEFATMVTRYFQLKNESTQQDFEDVPPTSWEYKYVEAAKNYFDAYRTLDGGLLFKPFEGDKREDVAVTLVKILLKQNPDMQLLDADTATQLLQENFPKDYAKIPQALQPYVATAVKYDLMHGYGDGSFRPARVVSRAEAATLLDRLQDSTVVVMGDQSNTGATTTTTTSSGTETTGSQQSVETSASSGSTTSDTQASNQDSEDSSTSGNQSTQTTTSGNTNGSTSTETVASNVYGTTTNNQ; encoded by the coding sequence ATGTGTTGTGAAAAAAACAATGGCTACTTTAACCATGATTTCAGCACTTTCATTAGTGCGGTTCCTGTTTTTGCAAAAGGAGGTAACGGTAACATTCAAATTATAGGGAACGGTCATGCTCATCAAAACATTCACATTACAAATACAACCAATGTTGTCAATAACACATTCGTTTTCGACGATGTAAAAGGACATTGGGCAAATAAATACATATTGGATCTTGTGAAAAAAGGGATACTCTCCGGTAAAAGTAAACAGAAATTCGATCCAGATACTCAGGTAACACGCGCAGAATTCGCTACAATGGTTACGCGGTATTTTCAATTAAAAAATGAATCGACTCAACAAGACTTTGAAGATGTGCCTCCTACTTCTTGGGAGTATAAGTATGTAGAAGCCGCTAAAAATTACTTTGATGCCTACCGTACTTTAGATGGCGGTCTTCTGTTCAAACCCTTTGAGGGTGATAAGCGCGAAGACGTAGCAGTCACTTTGGTAAAAATCTTACTCAAGCAAAATCCGGATATGCAATTGTTAGATGCCGATACTGCAACACAATTATTACAAGAAAACTTCCCGAAAGATTATGCAAAGATTCCACAAGCACTCCAACCTTATGTAGCTACGGCAGTTAAATATGATTTGATGCACGGATATGGAGATGGTTCTTTTAGACCTGCTCGTGTTGTTTCACGCGCGGAAGCTGCCACATTACTTGATCGCTTACAAGATAGTACAGTCGTTGTAATGGGAGATCAATCAAATACGGGTGCTACAACTACAACGACTACATCTTCCGGCACGGAAACCACTGGCTCTCAACAATCTGTAGAAACTTCTGCCTCGAGTGGGTCTACAACTTCCGATACACAAGCTTCCAATCAAGATTCCGAAGATAGTTCAACTTCTGGAAACCAATCAACTCAAACCACTACATCAGGTAATACCAACGGTTCTACTTCTACGGAAACAGTAGCATCAAACGTGTATGGCACCACAACAAATAATCAATAA